From a single Saccharomyces kudriavzevii IFO 1802 strain IFO1802 genome assembly, chromosome: 15 genomic region:
- the PFA4 gene encoding palmitoyltransferase PFA4 (similar to Saccharomyces cerevisiae PFA4 (YOL003C); ancestral locus Anc_6.28) translates to MAVKLKWPWLGIAIPTFLISFIGYGAHYFILSNFLSISKQLLFELSLSMIWVSYYLAIYTNAGRPLPNYRPSPLIWPNFCKKCQSYKPERSHHCKACNQCVLMMDHHCPWTMNCVGFRNYPHFLRFLFWVIVTTSILFCMQVKRICFIWQQRSLPGYLFEKSELIFLTILSPLDFFVLLTIAILFLRCLSNQIINGRSQIESWDMDRLESLCDSGKLIPKLIDNTWRIYPEARSSQHERDADKLLTQRGRARFDELVSFPYNFNPCTNAILYLGPIRLWLWPYGTPAGDGNSFPKNDISQYEVNSPLEDIILSLPWPPDGNKTKAVSNHNNSTIETYNEGGEQIVRSRNAQHGSDAIREKWYNDWGESLDDFGVDVDME, encoded by the coding sequence ATGGCTGTGAAGTTAAAGTGGCCTTGGTTAGGGATTGCTATACCgacatttttgatatcgTTTATAGGTTATGGTGCACATTACTTCATTCTTTCGAATTTCTTGTCCATATCAAAGCAATTATTATTTGAATTATCTTTATCAATGATATGGGTTTCCTATTATTTGGCTATTTACACTAACGCAGGAAGGCCTTTACCCAATTACCGACCAAGTCCTCTTATCTGGCCAAATTTCTGTAAAAAGTGCCAAAGTTATAAGCCAGAACGTTCCCACCATTGTAAAGCCTGCAATCAATGCGTTTTAATGATGGATCATCATTGTCCATGGACAATGAATTGTGTTGGATTCCGAAACTATCCGCATTTTTTaagatttttattttgggTCATTGTGACGACCAGTATCCTATTTTGCATGCAAGTTAAACGcatttgtttcatttgGCAGCAGAGAAGTTTGCCCGGTTACTTATTTGAGAAATCCGAACTTATATTTTTAACTATATTGAGTCCCTTAgacttttttgttcttctaaCAATAgcaattctttttctaagATGTCTGTCTAATCAAATAATTAACGGAAGATCTCAAATCGAGTCGTGGGATATGGATAGGCTTGAATCTCTATGTGACTCCGGAAAATTAATTCCGAAATTGATTGATAACACTTGGCGAATTTATCCTGAAGCGAGATCATCTCAACATGAAAGGGATGCTGATAAACTTCTAACGCAACGAGGGAGAGCTCGCTTCGACGAACTTGTAAGTTTTCCGTATAACTTTAATCCATGCACTAATGCAATTCTGTATCTCGGCCCCATTCGTTTATGGCTATGGCCGTATGGCACCCCTGCAGGAGATGGAAACAGCTTTCCAAAGAATGATATTTCCCAATATGAAGTTAACTCTCCATTGGAAGACATCATCCTCTCACTTCCCTGGCCGCCAGATGGAAACAAGACAAAAGCTGTCTCTAATCATAATAATTCAACAATAGAGACGTACAATGAGGGTGGTGAGCAAATTGTAAGAAGCAGGAATGCCCAACATGGCAGCGATGCTATTCGCGAGAAGTGGTACAACGATTGGGGGGAATCACTGGACGATTTTGGAGTTGATGTGGATATGGAATAG
- the IZH2 gene encoding PAQR-type receptor (similar to Saccharomyces cerevisiae IZH2 (YOL002C); ancestral locus Anc_6.27), protein MSTLLERTKSVQELKKRAAGKTPANPAEVAEAKKVLKRLYSWDEIPEWQRDNDYILHGYVRETCSFVETFKSLFYMHNESVNIYSHLIPALGFFTVLLLDKSTIKVFETTTWKDHMIIDLFYSGAFACLILSSSFHCLKSHSLRIATLGNKLDYLGICILIVTSMTSILYYGYYEKFSLFCLFALITVSFGIACSIVTLKDKFRKREWRPYRAGLFVCFGLSSIVPIFSGLYCYTFSEIWTQIQLFWVLLGGVLYIIGAVLYGMRFPEKVCPGKFDIWGHSHQLFHFLVVIASFCHLRGLLNSYELVHLKMEGKIVS, encoded by the coding sequence ATGTCAACTTTATTAGAAAGAACCAAGAGCGTacaagaattgaagaagagagcTGCAGGGAAGACACCCGCAAATCCCGCAGAGGTTgcagaagcaaaaaaagtgcTAAAAAGACTGTATAGTTGGGATGAAATCCCAGAATGGCAAAGAGATAACGATTACATTTTACATGGGTACGTGAGGGAAACTTGTAGTTTTGTTGAGACTTTTAAAAGTTTGTTTTACATGCATAATGAAAGTGTCAATATTTATTCGCATTTGATCCCTGCACTCGGCTTTTTCACTGTCCTGTTGCTAGATAAATCAACTATCAAGGTGTTTGAGACTACTACATGGAAAGATCATATGATAATTGATCTCTTTTATTCGGGAGCATTTGCATGTTTAATACTGAGCAGCTCCTTTCACTGTCTGAAAAGTCATTCCTTGAGAATCGCCACTTTAGGTAATAAACTAGACTACCTTGGTATCTGCATATTGATTGTCACATCGATGACTAGTATTTTATACTACGGTTactatgaaaaattttctttattctgTCTATTTGCGCTTATTACTGTTAGCTTTGGGATTGCATGTAGCATAGTGACACTAAAAGATAAGTTTCGCAAAAGAGAGTGGAGACCTTATAGAGCTGGGCTATTTGTTTGCTTTGGATTATCCTCCATCGTTCCAATATTCAGCGGTCTTTACTGCTACactttttcagaaatcTGGACGCAGATCCAATTATTTTGGGTGCTGCTTGGGGGTGTTCTATATATAATCGGTGCCGTTCTTTATGGGATGCGGTTTCCTGAAAAAGTTTGTCCCGGCAAATTTGACATTTGGGGGCACTCTCATCAActcttccattttttggttGTTATTGCGTCATTCTGTCACTTGAGAGGTTTATTAAACAGCTATGAGTTAGTTCATCTAAAGATGGAAGGTAAAATTGTCTCTTAG
- the PHO80 gene encoding Pho80p (similar to Saccharomyces cerevisiae PHO80 (YOL001W); ancestral locus Anc_6.26), whose translation METSVREHSEGIHEHQGIPKVILPAEFYKCSRTDLVVLISRMLVSLIAINENSTTKKPDDQITLTRYHSKVPPNISIFNYFIRLTKFSSLEHCVLMTSLYYIDLLQTAYPDFTLNSLTAHRFLLTATTVAAKGLCDSFSTNAHYAKVGGVRCHELNILENDFLKRVNYRIIPRDHNITLCSIEQKQKKFVADKNAPGSFDLDSYSYVSRPKSGYNVLDKYYRRIVQLVGSFNASPDKSKKVDYVLPSNIDKDTESGPQIQQQKGTLSPNSHYSQKRNSEAKDTNIYRKRSKPD comes from the coding sequence ATGGAAACCTCAGTAAGAGAACATTCCGAAGGTATACACGAGCATCAGGGGATTCCAAAAGTAATTTTACCGGCTGAATTTTATAAATGTTCTAGAACTGACCTTGTAGTACTCATATCACGAATGTTAGTGTCACTAATCGCAATTAACGAAAATTCCACGACTAAGAAGCCTGATGACCAGATCACTTTAACGCGATACCATTCCAAGGTTCCACCAAACATATCGATCTTCAATTATTTCATAAGGCTGACCAAGTTTTCCTCTTTAGAACATTGTGTTCTCATGACTTCACTTTATTATATCGATTTACTACAAACTGCTTATCCTGATTTTACACTTAATTCTTTGACGGCTCATAGATTTTTATTGACAGCCACCACGGTGGCCGCGAAAGGTCTGTGTGATTCATTCTCCACCAATGCTCACTATGCAAAAGTCGGGGGGGTACGATGTCATGAACTGAATATACTAGagaatgattttttgaagagaGTAAACTACAGAATAATTCCAAGAGATCATAACATTACGTTATGTAGCATAGAacagaaacagaaaaagtTTGTTGCAGATAAAAATGCACCAGGGTCTTTTGATTTGGATTCGTATTCTTATGTTAGTCGTCCAAAAAGTGGATACAATGTTTTGGATAAATACTACCGAAGGATAGTTCAATTGGTGGGTTCTTTTAACGCTTCGCCAGACAAGAGCAAAAAAGTTGATTATGTTCTCCCGTCAAATATTGATAAAGACACCGAAAGCGGTCCCCaaattcaacaacaaaaggGAACGTTATCACCCAATTCCCACTATTCACAGAAGCGAAATTCTGAGGCAAAAGACACAAATATCTATCGTAAGCGGTCCAAACCGGATTAG